In Solenopsis invicta isolate M01_SB chromosome 1, UNIL_Sinv_3.0, whole genome shotgun sequence, one genomic interval encodes:
- the LOC105194334 gene encoding glucose dehydrogenase [FAD, quinone] yields the protein MLVKILRLFYFFSAVIVVIPFQSIGQPRPKRYHSIYGNDVSGRELTNIFELGAGAFKFLLQDQRNLNEEVPDAILQFGAEYDFIIIGAGTAGATIAARLSEIHQVEVLLIEAGSYENLLMDVPVIAHMLQLSSDVNWMYRTKSSKKYCLGMNDNSCNWPRGKVMGGSSVLNYMIATRGGAEDYDRWVEIGNEGWAYKDVLKYFKKLETIDMPELQSDTIYHGTKGPLHISELSFHTLLAKAFLKAGKELGYPLLDYNGKNMIGFSYLQVTAENGTRMSSNRAYLHPARDRRNLHITRKSTVRKVLIDHRTNRAIGVEFIKDRQIIQVLARKEVILCAGTIGSPQLLMLSGVGPAKHLSKLGINVVQDLPVGENLMDHVAFGGLMWTVNDPISIRMLEMLNPTLPYLGDFLKRRSGPYTVPGACEALAFIDTKNPKKRDGLPDIELLFIGGGLKGDFVLTSVLGLNKQIRQMWRKYSNNHGWIIVPILLKPKSRGRIRLLANDINVKPEIVPNYFDDPKDLKTMIAGIRAAISVGQTEIMQMFGSQLTNDTYPGCENYKYDSDDYWECAIRTLSVTLYHCTGTCKMAPRGDPTAVVDPRLKVIGVEGLRVADGSIMPEIISAHTNIPIHMIAEKLADMVKEEWGYT from the exons ATGTTGGTCAAGATTTTAAGactcttttacttttttagtGCGGTGATCGTAGTTATTCCATTTCAGTCAATCGGGCAACCGCGACCGAAACGGTATCACAGCATATACGGCAATGATGTGAGCGGACGCGagttaacaaatatatttgagCTAGGTGCCGGAGCCTTCAAATTTTTACTGCAAGATCAACGTAATTTGAATGAGGAGGTGCCGGACGCGATTCTGCAATTCGGAGCCGAGtacgattttataataattggcGCCGGTACGGCTGGCGCTACGATAGCTGCAAGATTAAGTGAGATTCATCAGGTTGAGGTGTTATTGATCGAAGCTGGATCTTACGAGAATTTGCTGATGGACGTCCCGGTTATAGCTCACATGCTGCAACTAAGCAGTGATGTTAACTGGATGTATCGAACAAAATCATCCAAGAAATACTGTCTTGGTATGAATGATAATAGTTGTAATTGGCCTAGAGGAAAAGTGATGGGCGGCAGCAGTGTACTAAACTACATGATCGCAACCAGAGGCGGCGCCGAGGATTACGATCGATGGGTTGAGATAGGGAATGAAGGCTGGGCTTATAAGGATGTCctgaaatactttaaaaaactgGAGACAATCGATATGCCAGAACTTCAATCGGACACTATTTATCACGGAACTAAGGGACCGCTGCATATCTCTGAGTTGTCATTTCATACTCTATTGGCAAAGGCCTTCTTGAAAGCCGGCAAGGAGCTGGGATATCCACTGTTGGACTATAACGGGAAAAATATGATAGGATTCTCGTATTTGCAGGTCACGGCTGAAAATGGCACTCGTATGAGCAGCAATAGAGCTTACCTACATCCTGCGAGAGATCGTCGCAATCTTCACATAACACGCAAAAGCACGGTGAGAAAAGTACTGATCGATCATCGCACGAATCGGGCGATCGGCGTAGAGTTTATCAAAGATCGTCAAATTATCCAAGTGTTGGCGAGAAAAGAAGTAATTTTGTGCGCGGGTACCATCGGGTCACCACAATTACTGATGCTGTCCGGCGTTGGACCGGCTAAACATCTTAGCAAACTCGGCATAAACGTTGTTCAGGACTTGCCGGTGGGTGAAAATTTGATGGATCACGTAGCTTTCGGCGGGTTAATGTGGACGGTGAATGACCCGATAAGTATACGAATGCTCGAAATGTTAAATCCCACTCTTCCGTATTTAGGAGACTTCTTGAAAAGGCGCTCAGGACCATATACAGTCCCGGGTGCGTGTGAGGCTCTCGCTTTCATCGACACAAAAAATCCAAAGAAACGTGACGGTTTGCCGGACATAGAACTGCTGTTTATCGGTGGAGGACTTAAAGGAGATTTTGTTCTTACAAGTGTACTGGGTCTCAACAAGCAAATACGTCAGATGTGGCGGAAATATAGCAACAATCACGGTTGGATTATAGTACCGATATTGTTGAAACCAAAAAGTCGTGGACGAATAAGACTGCTAGCCAACGACATTAATGTTAAACCCGAGATTGTTCCGAATTACTTTGACGATCCAAAAGATCTTAAAACGATGATTGCTGGCATTAGAGCTGCAATAAGTGTCGGTCAGACAGAAATAATGCAGATGTTTGGTTCACAATTGACGAATGATACTTATCCGGGATGCGAAAACTACAAATATGACTCTGATGATTATTGGGAGTGTGCGATAAGAACGCTGTCTGTCACCCTCTATCATTGTACGGGTACTTGTAAGATGGCACCAAGAGGAGATCCAACTGCTGTCGTCGATCCCAGATTAAAG GTGATCGGCGTTGAAGGACTGCGAGTAGCAGACGGTTCTATCATGCCCGAGATTATATCGGCGCACACAAACATACCTATCCATATGATTGCGGAAAAGTTGGCAGATATGGTCAAAGAAGAATGGGGATACACTTAA